The nucleotide sequence ACCCGACTGTTTTCACTCCTTTGAGATGGAGCGTTTCAGCCGTTTCCAGAGATAATGGAACCGCATTTTTGAAAAGAACCGCCTTGCAGTTTTTTGCAGGCATCTTTGGTGAAGTAACGACCTCGGCAGGAGTGATCAGGTTTTCCAACTCCAGCTGGTCAACAGGGATTCCATTTTCAAAATAGTGTGAAGGGGCATCGATGTGGGTGCCGGTATGCGTGCTCAGGGAAAGGGATGAGATAAAGGCTTCTCCTGTTTTTATCCGGGTCAAAGAAAATTCCGGATCTCCGGGATACACATACATCCCGGAGTGCAGACCGGCACTCACATCATGGAGCTTCATCTAAAATCCGTGGTCAGCCGAGTCGATGGCATTCTCGATCTGCTTTTGCAGGGCATCCGGGAGGCCTTCGATCCTGACATCCAAAAATCCGCGGATGATCGTCGCCGTAGCTTCTTCCTCCGAAAGCCCGCGTGCCATAAGATACTCGATCTCATCTCTTGCAATCTTTCCGACAGCCGCTTCATGAGAGAGTTCGATGTCGACGACACGTCCGTCAATCTCGGGGATCGCGTGCATGATGCCGTCTTTTAATATAAGTCCGCGGCACTCGATGTGTCCTTTCGTCTGGGGGACTTCTGCGATGATGGCGCCGCGGGAGATGATCGTTCCGCCGTTGGTGATGGCACGGGTGACCAGTTCGGCGCTGGTGTTTTTCGCCTGAAGTACGGCCCGTGATCCCGCATCAATATGGGAACCGGCTCCGGCAACGATGACGCTCGAAAAGCGGGCGACTGCTCCTTCGCCTTTGAGATAGGCGGTCGGATACATCTGCACCATTTTAGTCGGGCGCATACACACATAGTTGGAAAGGAACGTCCCTCCCTCTTCGACAACGGTCGCCGTACGCGGGAAAACTTCGATCTCTTCGCCCCAGGTGTGGATCATCGTTGAGGTCACTTTGGCGTTTTTGCCGACATAGATCTCGTTGATCCCGTAGTGTGCTCCCTCTTTTGTTTTCAGAGAACTTGCACATCCTGCAATCAGATGGACCTCGGATCCCTCTTCGGCAATGACGATGTTGTGGACGGTCTGGATCGTGTCGCCCTGGAGAAACATGCAGCTTTGCAGCGGGAAGGTGGATTTTGCCCCTTTATGGGCGATGATGACATACCCTCTCTGCGGGTGGTCTGCGACATACTGTGTGTACTGATCTTTGTCTGCCGGGACAATGTTCCAGCAGTATTCCTTAAGCCACTCGTATTTTTCGAGTGCTTTTTCGATCATCAGCACCTCAACACCCTCTGTCTGCGATCCTGCGTGAAGGATGTGGTCATTTACGAGAAGAAAACTTCCCGCACGTCCCTCCATGGAATCGGTATGGATCCCTGTCAGGGCAAGGCGTTCTTTATCTTCGGGGCTGATCCCCGAGAATCCATTCATTTCCGGCATGCTATACAGTCCTTGTATCCTGATGATTTCACACTTTTAAGAATTTCACGCGGGTTTCCGCTGCACTGCAGATATCCGTCGATCAGAACATACCCGACATCCGCTTCAAGATAATCAAGAATGTATCCGGTGTGCGTAATGATGAGTCCTGATTTGGTACGGTTTTTCATGTGGATATCCTTTTCCAGAAGGGATGCGGCGGCTTTTCCAAGGAGAGCCATATTTTCCACATCCACGCCGCTTTCCGGCTCGTCGAGCATTACAAACGACGGGTTCTGAACAGTGAGCTGCAGGATCTCGCTGCGTTTGATCTCGCCGCCGGAAAAACCTGCATTGACATCCCGGTCAAGGAATTTGGTCATGTGCAGCTTTTCCACTATGTGTGGGATGCGGTCCTCATCGATATTATTTGTTGCAGCAATAAACTTCCCAAGTTTCAGACCGGAAATTGTGGGGGGCCGCTGAAACATGATGCCCATTCCGAGTTTGGCACGTTCATGGACGGGTTTATGCGTAACGTCGACGCCGTTGAAAATTATTTTGCCGGCGGTCACCTTGGAGGAGGCAAAGCCCATTATTGTACGAAGAAGCGTGGTTTTTCCCGATCCGTTTGGGCCAAGAAGAACATGGGTCTGTCCATCCGGCACGATCAGCGATATGCCGTGCAGAACTTCACGTCCGCCAACTTCCACATGCAGGTTTTCAATCTCAAGCATGAAAAATCAAGTAACTGATATGCTGTCTGTAATTGTAAAGATGTG is from Desulfobacterales bacterium and encodes:
- a CDS encoding cyclase family protein, which gives rise to MKLHDVSAGLHSGMYVYPGDPEFSLTRIKTGEAFISSLSLSTHTGTHIDAPSHYFENGIPVDQLELENLITPAEVVTSPKMPAKNCKAVLFKNAVPLSLETAETLHLKGVKTVGCDTPSIGDDDVHRFLLKNEMMIIEMLDLSKIQDGAYQMIALPLKIEGADASPARVVLLDDML
- a CDS encoding SufD family Fe-S cluster assembly protein; the encoded protein is MPEMNGFSGISPEDKERLALTGIHTDSMEGRAGSFLLVNDHILHAGSQTEGVEVLMIEKALEKYEWLKEYCWNIVPADKDQYTQYVADHPQRGYVIIAHKGAKSTFPLQSCMFLQGDTIQTVHNIVIAEEGSEVHLIAGCASSLKTKEGAHYGINEIYVGKNAKVTSTMIHTWGEEIEVFPRTATVVEEGGTFLSNYVCMRPTKMVQMYPTAYLKGEGAVARFSSVIVAGAGSHIDAGSRAVLQAKNTSAELVTRAITNGGTIISRGAIIAEVPQTKGHIECRGLILKDGIMHAIPEIDGRVVDIELSHEAAVGKIARDEIEYLMARGLSEEEATATIIRGFLDVRIEGLPDALQKQIENAIDSADHGF
- a CDS encoding ABC transporter ATP-binding protein; its protein translation is MLEIENLHVEVGGREVLHGISLIVPDGQTHVLLGPNGSGKTTLLRTIMGFASSKVTAGKIIFNGVDVTHKPVHERAKLGMGIMFQRPPTISGLKLGKFIAATNNIDEDRIPHIVEKLHMTKFLDRDVNAGFSGGEIKRSEILQLTVQNPSFVMLDEPESGVDVENMALLGKAAASLLEKDIHMKNRTKSGLIITHTGYILDYLEADVGYVLIDGYLQCSGNPREILKSVKSSGYKDCIACRK